In Schistocerca americana isolate TAMUIC-IGC-003095 unplaced genomic scaffold, iqSchAmer2.1 HiC_scaffold_42, whole genome shotgun sequence, the genomic window tacgaatttaatacaaaaggcacaatgccgacttaagtactagaggactgacactctaactttctatgatttgaacctctcctgtgagtccagttttagattccgatgcttcacttcaggtttgctgtatgccttgggccttcttattgacgatgaaacacagaaattgcaaccgaatttagtacaaaaggcacaatgccgaattaagtacaagaggactgacactctaactttctatgatttgaacctctcctgtgagcccagaattttatacaaaaggcacaatgccgacttaagtacaagtggactgactctctttctttctattatttgaacctctccagtgagtccagttttagattccgatgcttcacttcaggtttactcttaccttggaccttcttattgacgatgaaacacagaaattgcatccgactttgatacaaaaggcacaatgccgacttaagcacaagaggacagaaactctaactttctatgatttgaacctctcctgtgagtccagttttcgattccgatgcttcacttcaggtttactgtataccttggacattcttatcgacgatgaaacacagatattgcatccgaatttaatacaaaaggcacaatgccgacataagtacaagaggacagacactccaactttctataatttgaacccctcctgtgagtcctgtttaagattccgatgctttacctcaggtttactgtataccctggaccttcttattgacgatgaaacacagaaattgcttccaaatttaatacaaaaggcacaatgccaacttaagtacaagaggactgacactctaactttctatgatttgaacctctcctgtgagtccagttttagaatccgatgcgtcatttggggattacggtatcccttggaccgtcttattgacgatgaaacacagaaattgcaaccgaatttagtacaaagggcacaatgccgacttaaatacaagaagactgacactctaactttctatgatttgaacctctcctgtgagtccagttttcgattccgctgcttcacttcaggtttactgtatcccttggacattcttattgacgatgaaacacaaatgttgcatctgaataatacaaaagcgcaatgccgacttaaggacaagaagcctgacaatctaactttccatgatttgaacctctcctgtcagtgctgttttagattccgatgcttcacttcaggttcacggtatcccttggagcttctaattgacgatggaacacagaaattgcatccgaatttaacacaaaagtcacaatgccgtcttatgtacaagagaactgacactctaactttctacgatttaaacctctcctgtgagtccagttttagattccgtagcttcacttcaggtatattgtataccttggaccttcttattgacgatgaaacacaaaaattgtatccgaatttaatacaaaaggcacaatgccgagttaagtacaagaggactgaaactctaactttctatgatttgaacctctcctgtgagtccagtttttgattccgatgcttcacttcaggtttactgtataccttggaccttcttattgacgatgaaacacagaaattgcatccgaatttaatacaaaaggcacaatgccgaattaggtacaagaggactgacagtctaacattctacgatttgaacctctcctgtgagtccagttttaggttccgatgcttcacctcaggtttactgtataccttggaccttcttactgacgatgaaacacagaaattgcatccgaatttaatacaaaatgcacaattccgacctaagtacaagatgactgacactctaactttctatgacttgaacctctcctgtgagaccagatttagattccgatgctttactttaggtttactgtaacccttagaccttcttatttgacgatgactcacagaaattacatccgaatttaatacaaaaggcacaatgccgacttaagtacaagaggactgacactctaacattctatgatacgaacctctcctgtgggtccagttctagattccgatgcttcacttcaggtttactgtataccttggaccttcttattgacgatgaaacacagaaattgcaaccgaatatagtacaaagggcacaatgccgacttaaatacaagaagactgacactctaactttctatgatttgaacctctcctgtgagtccagttttcgattccgctgcttcacttcaggattactgtatcccttggacattcttattgacgatgaaacacagatgttgcatctgaataatacaaaagcacaatgccgacttaaggacaagaaacctgacaatctaactttccatgatttgaacctctcctgtcagtgctgttttagattccgatgcttcccttcaggttcacggtatcccttggagcttctaattgacgatggaacacagaaattgcatccgaatttaatacaaaagtcacaatgccgtcctatgcacaagaggactgacactctatttttctatgatttgaacctctcctgtgagtccagttttagattccgatgcttcacttcaggtttactgtataccttggaccttcttattgacgatgaaacacagaaattgtatccgaatttaatacaaaaggcacaatgccgaattaggtagaagaggactcacacactaactttctatgatttaaacctctcctgtgagtccagttttagattccgatgcttcagttcatgtttactacgtaccttggaccttcttattgacgatgaagcttagaaattgcatccgaatttaatacaaaaggcacaatgccgagttaagtgcaagaggactgaaactctaactttctatgatttgaacctctcctgtgagtccagtttttgattccgatgcttcacttcaggttgactgtatactttggaccttcttattgacgatgaaacacagaaattgcatccgaatttaatacaaaaggcacaatgccgacttaggtacaggaggactgacagtctaactttctgcgatttgaacctctcctgtgagtccagttctagattccgatgcttcacttcaggtttactgtatatccttggaccttcttattgacgatggtatacagaaattgcatctgaattaaattcaaaaagcacgaagccgacttaagtacaagaggactgacactctaactttctatgctttgaacctctcctgtgagtacagttttacattccgatgcttcacttcaggtttactgtataccttggaccttcttattgccgatgaaacacagaaattgtatccgaatttaacactctaagcgccaagcccgtaaaatttacgggcctgggatcgcgcgaaaatcaccaagcccgtaaaatttacgggccgctacatttaatttcattcaaaacactgcaacgttatttctacgggtttggccagcgctatacgtttttcagatgtttattaacaaaatgcgtccatagatgtcacggcagcgctgtaattcatgttaaaacttatctttgcgttctcagtctgtatatcattcagttgtttgtcatcatgtttcggcgcggtttatcagacgcagaaattgcggatttgatcaatcatagcgacactctggataatgtagagagtgattcagacgattctgaatgcaatggtgtgtttgaaggtacgtatttccgaattttccacgtaattgtgcagtacgcacatatctgttgaacatgtgtaaacgatgtatgtagttacacataatgtgatattctttttagaagacgagattgatgacagtttgtcttcagatgaagacgagaatgatgttgaaggtgttgcttcaaatccagcagctgtgccgtatccgaaagacagtgagtggactgcagttgacacctaccgacctctgcctgtcaacacgacacccaggcagatactagtggatattgatgagtcgagttctgtactggattgcagtaaagtgttccttactgacagtgacgtaaatgaactcaagagacagacaaatttgtatgcatcacagacaatacagaagaaaagaagaggaaataatctgaagccccattcagttttgagttcgtggaagccagtgactataagtgagatgaggcgtttcttgggtattattttccacatgtgtgtttcgaaaaagccaaaaattgcggaccattggagcactaatcctgttcttagttgtaacttttgtccccatgtcatgagccgtttgcgtttcactcagatactgtcatgcttgcatcttgttgacaattcaaatcagaaaaaaccaggcgaagatggatttcatccactttacaaagttttgccatattataataatttgaaggagcgatgtatccaggcatatcgtccctcagaaaaagtgacaattgatgaaggaatttgcccatttcgaggtcgtgtgagtttccgtgtttacatgcaaaataagcctcataagtatggactgaaagtatatgctgttgctgaagccagtagtggctatgttgtaaattttgaagtttatgctggtaagcatattgttgacaattcttcgtctgcggttattttgcgattgttgtctgacagcagcttgctgaacaaaggccacactgtgtatttagatcgattttattccagtccagagctatttcagcaactggcagagaaaggcactggagctgttggtactgtgaacaaatccaggaaaggattgcctaaagatttagtatctgctaagctgaaaaagggcgaaatgtcttttcggcgtaaagataatgtattggcaatgaagtggaaagataagagagatgtgtatacattgtctacaaggcatcaagcaacatttggtacgcatactaagagaaatgggtctgtagtattgaaaccacttcaggtacttgattacaacctcaataaaattggagtggatattggagaccaacgcctgcagtacaatccgttccagcacagaactgtgaaatggtggcgaaaattatatttccatttgctgcttatgggagtatcaaatgcattttggctgtacaatgcagtgcacaggaagaaaattacaataacagactttataacagtgcttgcagttcagcttgttgaagacgacacacttgaattcattccaagaaatgaaggaactgtaggtcggctaacaaagagacattttttgcagcacatacctgcaactactaagaagtatgctgctcgtgtgtgtcacgtgtgcagttccaggagcaagaaacagagtggcaaggcttctcgcaaagagacacgatacgaatgtgaacagtgtggcgttgcactctgcctggaaccttgctttaaaattttccacactaaaaaacaatatgattctgtgtgaaatttatatgtaatactgtatactatcagaaacatgtaatgtagtgccacaattttggttaaaaataaatcacaattgtattcccttattcgtatgactttttctaaattcttaaaacatctaagtgatttctataactgtaccttaaagctgtgcattgtaaagtagtttctttcactcagaattaaagtagaaatgtgcagcttcaagatggtaccaaatttgccacaatccaaacagtagatttgatgcagtaatttttttaatattggtaaaattgcccggtttctagggacgggtgcataaaataggcctggtacagagagtgttaatacaaaaggcacaatgccgacttaagtagaagttgactcacaccctaactttctatgatttaaacctctcctgtgagtccagttttagattccgatgattcacttcaggattactacatacctgggaccttcttattgacgatgaagcacagaaattgcatccgaatttaataaaaatcgtacaatgccgacttaggtacaagaggactgacactctaactttctataattgaacctctcctgtgagtccagtttcagattccgatgcttcacttcaggtttactgtataccttggaacatcttattgacgatgaaacacagaaattgcatccgaatttaatacaaaaggtacaatggtgtcttaggtacaagaggactgacactctcactttctatgatttgaacctctccagtgagtccagttttagattccgatgcttcacctcaggtttactgtataccttggaccttgttattgacgatgaaacacagaaattgcgtccgaatttaatacaaaagacacaattccgacctaagtaaaagaggactgacactataactttctatgatttgaacctctcctgtgagtccagttctagattccgatgcttcacttcaggtttactgtatgccttggaacttcttattgacgatgacacacagagtttgcatccgaatttaatacaaaaggcacaatgccgacttaagtacaagaggactgacactctaactctctacgatttgaacctctcctgtgagtccagccttagattccgatgcttctcttcaggtttactgtataccttgcaccttcttattgacgatgaaacacagatattgcatacaaattttatacaaatggtacaatgccgacttaactacaagacaactgacactctcactttctatgattctaaccactcctgtgagtccagttttagataccgatgctacacctcaagtttactgtatcccttggaacttcttattgacgaggaaacacagagtttgcattgggatttaacacaaaaggcacaatgccgacttaagtacaagaggactgacactctcattttctatgatttgatcctctcctttgagtccagttctaaaatccgatgcttcacttccggtttactgtatcccttggaccttcttattgacgatgaaacacagaaattgcatccgaatttaatacaaaaggcacaatgccgacttaagtacaagaggagtaacactctcactttccatggtttgaacctgtcctgtgagtccagttttagattccgatgcttcacttcaggtttactgtataccttgcaccttcttattgaagatgaaacacagatattgcatacgaatttaatacaaatggcacaatgccgacttaactacaagacaactgacactctcacttgctatgattcgaaccactcctgtgagtccagttttagataccgatgctacacttcaggtttactgtatcccttggaacttcttattgacgatgaaacacagaaattgcatccgaatttaatacaaaaagcacaatgccgacttatgtacaggacgactcacactctaactttctatgatttacacctctcctgtgagtccagttttagattccgatgctacacttcaggtttactttataccttggactttcttattgacgatgagacacagaaattgcatccgtattcaatacaaaaggcacatgccaacttaagtacaagaggactgacagtctcactatctatgatttaaacctctcctgtgtgtccagttttagattccgatgcttcacctcaggtttactgtgtaccttggccttcttattgacgacgaaacacaaaagttgcatccgaatttcatacaaacggcacaatgccgacctaagtacaagatgactaacactctaactatctatgatttgaacgtctcctgtgagtccagatttagattccgatgcttcacttcaggtttactgtatcccttggaccttcttattgacgatgaaacacagaaattgcatccgaatttaatacaaaaggcacaatgccgacttaagtacaagattactgacactctaaccttctatgatttgaacctctccttcgagtcaagttttagattccgatgcttcatttcaggtttagtgtataccttggaccttcttattgacgatggaacacagaaattgcatcggaattaaattcaaaaggcacgatgccgacttaagtacaagaggattaacactctaactttctatgatttgaacccctcctgtgagtccagttttcgattccgctgcttcacttcaggtttactgtatcccttggacattcttgttgacgatgaaacacagatgttgcatctgaataatacaaaagcacaatgccgacttaaggacaagaagcctgacaatctaactttctatcatttgaacctctcctgtcagtgttgttttagattccgatgcttcacttcaggttcactgtatcccttggagcttctaattgacgatggaacacagaaattgcttccgaatttaatacaaaagtcacaatgccgtcttatgtacaagaggactgtcactctaactattatgatttgaacctctcctgtgagtccagttttagattccgatgtttcacttcaggtttactgtataccttggaccttcttattgacgatgaaacacagaaattgcatcaaaattaaattcaaaaggcacgatgccgacttaagtacaagaggataaacactccaactttcgatatttgtacctctcctgtgagtatagttttagattccgatgcttcacttcaggtttattgtatcccttggaccttctaattgacgatgaaacaaagaaattgcatccgaatttaatacaagaggcacaatgccgacgtaagtacaacagtactg contains:
- the LOC124582595 gene encoding piggyBac transposable element-derived protein 4-like, yielding MFRCHGSAVIHVKTYLCVLSLYIIQLFVIMFRRGLSDAEIADLINHSDTLDNVESDSDDSECNGVFEEDEIDDSLSSDEDENDVEGVASNPAAVPYPKDSEWTAVDTYRPLPVNTTPRQILVDIDESSSVLDCSKVFLTDSDVNELKRQTNLYASQTIQKKRRGNNLKPHSVLSSWKPVTISEMRRFLGIIFHMCVSKKPKIADHWSTNPVLSCNFCPHVMSRLRFTQILSCLHLVDNSNQKKPGEDGFHPLYKVLPYYNNLKERCIQAYRPSEKVTIDEGICPFRGRVSFRVYMQNKPHKYGLKVYAVAEASSGYVVNFEVYAGKHIVDNSSSAVILRLLSDSSLLNKGHTVYLDRFYSSPELFQQLAEKGTGAVGTVNKSRKGLPKDLVSAKLKKGEMSFRRKDNVLAMKWKDKRDVYTLSTRHQATFGTHTKRNGSVVLKPLQVLDYNLNKIGVDIGDQRLQYNPFQHRTVKWWRKLYFHLLLMGVSNAFWLYNAVHRKKITITDFITVLAVQLVEDDTLEFIPRNEGTVGRLTKRHFLQHIPATTKKYAARVCHVCSSRSKKQSGKASRKETRYECEQCGVALCLEPCFKIFHTKKQYDSV